ATGATTTCGTCGTCCACAAAAGGCCGCACCGCATCGTGGACCAGGATCACGTCGTCCTTGGCGGCTTTGAGGCTGGCCAGGGCGTTGGCTACCGATTCCTGGCGATGCTCGCCGCCTTCCACCATCTGCACTTTCGCCGCCAGGCGCTCTTTTTCCAGCATGCGCCGGAACTGGTCCATTTCGTTTTTGCGCAGCGCAACGACAATTTGGGTGATCTGAGGATTGCGGGCAAACACGCGCAGGGTGTGCGCGACGATGGGCGCTCCGCTGATCTCCACCCACTGCTTGGAGGGAACGCCCTTTTTGCCCACGGGCGCCATACGCGTGCCCAGGCCGGCGGCGGGAATGATGGCAATGACCTTCATCAGGGTTTCAAAGTATAACAACTTTGCGGCAACGGGTTAGTCCCACAAAGAACTGCAAGGGTGGCGACTATGGGGCGGCGAGAAATCAACTGCCTACCAGCCGCGCGCGATGATCTCTTCCGCCCGGCGCAGATCTTCTTCAGTATCGACTTCCACCACGTTGAACGGCGTCTCTTCCACGTAGATGTCTATTCCGTTTTCCAGCAAGCGCAACTGCTCCAGCCGTTCCGAGGCTTCCAAGGCCGATTCCGGCAGGCTGCAGAAGCGGTCCAGCGCCGGCTTGCGATACGCGTACATGCCCAGATGCTTGAAGTAACGCGATTGGCCTGACTTGTCGCGGTCAAAGGGAATAGTGGACCGGGAGAAGTACAGCGCGCGGCCATTCTTGTCAGTGACCACTTTCACCGCGTTGGGGTTGGCGATTTCCTCCGGCCGGCACGGCGTCTTGATGGTGGAGACCATCACCTCCGGCCGCCGCATGGGCCGCAGGAGCGCTTCAATCTGCTCGGCGCGCAGGATGGGCAAGTCGCCCTGGATGTTGACATACACGTCCGCTGTGACCCGCTGCGCGACTTCATGCATGCGGTCCGTCCCGCTGCGGTGGGCCGAGGAAGTCATCTGCACTTTCCAACCATGCTTCTGCGCCACTTGCATGACTTCATCGGAGTCGGTGGCGATGATCACGTCGCTCAGCAGCGGCGAGCTTTTGGCGGCTTCGTACACGCGCTGGACCATGGGCTTGCCGGCGATCTCGCGCAGCACTTTGCGCGCCAGCCGTGTGGACGCCAGGCGCGCAGGAATAATCGCGACGGCGGTGAAGGAATTGGGCATGAATTATGACTCTTGATCAGTGCTCATCAGTTCAATAAGTATTCATCAGCTGGGCGTGGGCTACTTGAATTTTCATCCGGATCGTGCTCAGAAAAGAGCTTCTGCACATGATTGTCGAGACGATCTTCGCTGATCTTTTCTCCGTACCAAATGCGCCAGATAACCAATCCCAGCATTGCTACGGTTAGAACGATATTGGTAGTCGTGAATCGCACGTTGCGCTTCCCACCCTCCGCTCAAAGGAACCCACTACGCGTTAGCGGTACGTTTCCCCACCCTTGGCGCCCTTTGCGACCTTTGCGGTGAAAGGTGCTACCCGCCGCGCTTCCGCATCTGCTGCAGCTTTTGCGACTTCTCTTCCACGCTCTTGGCCAGCTTTTCTTTCAGCGACTTCATCTTTCCGGCCACCGTCGCATTGCTCAGAGCGATGATCTGGGCCGCCAGAATGCCAGCGTTGGTCGCGCCAGCTTTGCCGATGGCGACAGTCGCCACAGGAATTCCCGCGGGCATCTGCACAATGGCCAGCAGAGAATCCAAACCGTTGAGCGGGGTGGATGGAATGGGCACGCCGATGACCGGCAGCGTGCTCTCCGCTGCGATCACACCCGCCAGGTGCGCGGCTCCGCCGGCCCCGGCAATAATGACTTTTATGCCGCGCCCGGCCGCGTTGCGCGCGAACTCCCCCGTGCGCGCCGGCGAGCGATGCGCCGACGTGACGTCAATTTCATACTCGATGCCAAAGTCGTCCAGCGCCTTGGCGGCTTCATTCATGATCTCCAGGTCGGAATCCGACCCCATCACAATGGAAACAAGCGGAGTATCAGACATTCGATTTTGGTTTTCCTTCATGTAGTTAAAATGACGAATTTAGTTTTGTGTTAGGCGCCGATTCGCGTCGTTTCGCGTTAATTGGCGGAATCTGCCCTATCTCATCGCCTTCAGCGCCCGCGCTCCAATATCTTTTCGATAGTACATGTCTTCAAACTGAATCATCGCCGCGGCGTCATAGGCTTTGCGGATGGCGTCGTCCAATCGCGGCGCCCTTGCGGTCACGCCCAGGACGCGGCCGCCGCTGGTATAGATCTTGCCGTCGCGCTTGCTGGTGCCGGCATGGAACACCTTCACGTCCTTGATTTCCGCGGCGCGCTCCAAGCCGGAGATGGCTTTGCCGGTTACAAAACTTCCCGGGTATCCGCCGGACGCCACCACCACGCAGCAACTGGCATCGCTGGACCATTTGAACTCAGCGTGGCTCACCCGGCCCTCAAGGGTGGCTTCAATGGCTTCCATCAGGTCGCTGTCCAGCCGCATGAGCACGGCCTGGGTCTCGGGATCGCCGAAGCGGCAGTTGAATTCCAGCACCATGGGGCCGCGCGTGGTCATCATCAGGCCGCAATACAGGATGCCGCGATACTCCGCGCCTTCCGCCTTCATCCCCGCCACCACCGGACGCGCGATGTGGTTGAGCAGCCACTCCACCATGGCGGGATCCGCCAGAGCGTCAATGGAATAGGCGCCCATGCCTCCGGTGTTGGCGCCGGTATCGCCTTCGCCCACGCGCTTGTGGTCTTGCGACGCCACCAGCGGCGCCACGCGAACTCCGTCACTCAGCACCAGAAAAGAAAGCTCGTCGCCTTCCAGAAATTCTTCCACTACCACGCGCTGCACCGGAGTCCCCAGCAGCTTGCCGCTGAACATGTCCGCGGCGGCCAGGGCCGCTTCTTCTTTGGTCGGGGCGATGACCACGCCTTTGCCCGCCGCCAGCCCGTCGGCCTTGACCACCACCGGCGTGGAGAACAAGCCCAAGGATTTGCGCAACTCCTCTTCCGATCCGGCCACGGCATAGTGCGCCGTGGGGATGTTGTACCGCTGCATGAATTCCTTGGCGAAGCTCTTGCTCGATTCCAGCTGCGCGGCCGCCTGCGTTGGACCAAAAATCTTCAATCCCCGGCGCGTGAACTCGTCCACCACGCCGAGGGAAAGCGGCAACTCCGGCCCCACCACGGTCACGTCCGCCTGTATCTGGTGCGCGGCGGCCAGCAGGCTGTCAATGTTCTTGGGATCGCCAGGCAGACACGTGGCTTCCTGGCAAATGCCGCCGTTGCCCGGCAGGCAATACACCTGGGTGACGCGCGGCGACTGGCGCAGCTTCCACGCCAGTGCGTGCTCCCGTCCTCCGCTACCGATGACCAGGACTTTCATAGACGAATGATGACCAGACGAGGATAAATCATTGCCGCATTCCCCGGCGTAGAATCTGCTTATGAGCGACACCACCTGTCCGGATTGCCAAGTCGAGATGGACCAAATCGAGAAGACCACGTTCACCGGCCGCGACATGCGCGAGTATCAGTGCCCCAAATGCGGCC
The Terriglobia bacterium genome window above contains:
- the kdsB gene encoding 3-deoxy-manno-octulosonate cytidylyltransferase yields the protein MPNSFTAVAIIPARLASTRLARKVLREIAGKPMVQRVYEAAKSSPLLSDVIIATDSDEVMQVAQKHGWKVQMTSSAHRSGTDRMHEVAQRVTADVYVNIQGDLPILRAEQIEALLRPMRRPEVMVSTIKTPCRPEEIANPNAVKVVTDKNGRALYFSRSTIPFDRDKSGQSRYFKHLGMYAYRKPALDRFCSLPESALEASERLEQLRLLENGIDIYVEETPFNVVEVDTEEDLRRAEEIIARGW
- the purE gene encoding 5-(carboxyamino)imidazole ribonucleotide mutase, with translation MSDTPLVSIVMGSDSDLEIMNEAAKALDDFGIEYEIDVTSAHRSPARTGEFARNAAGRGIKVIIAGAGGAAHLAGVIAAESTLPVIGVPIPSTPLNGLDSLLAIVQMPAGIPVATVAIGKAGATNAGILAAQIIALSNATVAGKMKSLKEKLAKSVEEKSQKLQQMRKRGG
- the purD gene encoding phosphoribosylamine--glycine ligase is translated as MKVLVIGSGGREHALAWKLRQSPRVTQVYCLPGNGGICQEATCLPGDPKNIDSLLAAAHQIQADVTVVGPELPLSLGVVDEFTRRGLKIFGPTQAAAQLESSKSFAKEFMQRYNIPTAHYAVAGSEEELRKSLGLFSTPVVVKADGLAAGKGVVIAPTKEEAALAAADMFSGKLLGTPVQRVVVEEFLEGDELSFLVLSDGVRVAPLVASQDHKRVGEGDTGANTGGMGAYSIDALADPAMVEWLLNHIARPVVAGMKAEGAEYRGILYCGLMMTTRGPMVLEFNCRFGDPETQAVLMRLDSDLMEAIEATLEGRVSHAEFKWSSDASCCVVVASGGYPGSFVTGKAISGLERAAEIKDVKVFHAGTSKRDGKIYTSGGRVLGVTARAPRLDDAIRKAYDAAAMIQFEDMYYRKDIGARALKAMR
- the ispD gene encoding 2-C-methyl-D-erythritol 4-phosphate cytidylyltransferase codes for the protein MKVIAIIPAAGLGTRMAPVGKKGVPSKQWVEISGAPIVAHTLRVFARNPQITQIVVALRKNEMDQFRRMLEKERLAAKVQMVEGGEHRQESVANALASLKAAKDDVILVHDAVRPFVDDEIIASVIQEVEKHGAAIAGLPAVDTIKQVERAADGAIITSTIPRERVVQAQTPQGFRYELIKRAFDSAAADGFLGTDEASLVERLGESVRVVMGSARNIKITTPADMELAEFLLAQRRDILAG